One Brassica napus cultivar Da-Ae chromosome C2, Da-Ae, whole genome shotgun sequence DNA window includes the following coding sequences:
- the BNACNNG18970D gene encoding uncharacterized protein BNACNNG18970D, whose protein sequence is MLPLANYYISSSSMSENNVNNSKRRKKKRPMIVYGGGGGDDLAVVKAAAWAWYQRKEGKPIMREFEITRAPRTPRPSRYKIEATKNMILSDNKVLAENRVSKSSLWYTNFHYQEDQETQYSRLLDTYENKNISKRLNLDDPGLSVSLSSAFMLNDDNHNHDCVCDDHGMLKRNGYDKNTNSSRKIDNKNSMKKVSKRSLWKGLIVMGPVSTVCGRSDDVDLRASKASRRTVKVAAAAEALLSSAASGKTTQTRSR, encoded by the coding sequence ATGCTCCCACTCGCCAACTACTacatatcttcctcatccatgTCCGAGAACAATGTTAACAACagcaagaggaggaagaagaaacgtCCGATGATAGTTTATGGAGGCGGAGGAGGAGATGATTTGGCGGTGGTGAAGGCGGCGGCGTGGGCTTGGTATCAAAGGAAGGAAGGCAAACCGATTATGAGAGAGTTTGAGATAACAAGAGCACCGAGAACACCTCGACCTTCGCGGTACAAGATCGAAGCTACAAAGAACATGATCCTCTCTGACAACAAGGTTTTAGCCGAGAATAGGGTTTCTAAGTCTTCGCTTTGGTACACAAATTTCCATTACCAAGAGGATCAAGAAACCCAATACTCTCGTCTACTTGACACTTACGAGAACAAGAACATATCAAAAAGGCTTAATTTGGATGATCCTGGTTTATCCGTGAGTTTGAGCAGTGCTTTCATGCTGAACGACGATAATCATAATCATGATTGTGTTTGTGATGATCATGGTATGTTAAAGAGAAATGGCTATGATAAGAATACTAATAGTAGTAGAAAAATTGATAACAAGAATTCCATGAAAAAAGTGAGCAAAAGAAGTTTGTGGAAGGGACTGATTGTTATGGGTCCAGTGTCTACGGTTTGTGGGAGAAGCGATGATGTGGATTTACGGGCTTCTAAAGCTAGCCGGAGAACAGTTAAGGTTGCGGCGGCGGCCGAGGCTCTCCTCAGTTCGGCAGCAAGTGGCAAGACCACTCAGACCCGTAGTCGCTAA